The following proteins come from a genomic window of Heptranchias perlo isolate sHepPer1 chromosome 14, sHepPer1.hap1, whole genome shotgun sequence:
- the LOC137332589 gene encoding protein INSYN2B-like isoform X4: MGRKESNYLQPSRCNSAPLQNPKARSLVLKQEGQDPTDCARQVLQRKSKVQQVHFKEDCTSNMREKTEGKPALKGKAQTSRPRGLANCSLVIPKPQGVFKSIAIQTSPSLRKHLPKFRGKLKNSTRSTKGSVSMDSVNATGVTLTGNGLALDVTDSATQAKQTESGQAQEKGTERPTRTSPQSSIYSVVMSKHLSQAPDSKLQDKLREAPASCHCPDTSTGAHNFENSMVSGNPSDPGHPHSKVGPSPPENIQCGNRAHPNCSSLHKLEPARTRQSTATEARASGRCKEDVSELPSDCVGIGDQTGMGVSKLPSCHLLNSLSDVKAGLPDTESLSKTTRNHTASCNMEINSQTSKRIKEINQIHLTQEDLCDLQGRMQFIEDSLQSNEHKIKVLLNVIQDMEKTKALNEGRNFYRTGQDLSNCSTCQNTACIIYR, translated from the coding sequence ATGGGTCGTAAGGAAAGCAATTATCTGCAACCTTCGAGATGTAACAGTGCTCCGCTGCAGAACCCAAAGGCACGCTCCCTTGTGCTCAAGCAAGAAGGTCAAGATCCCACTGACTGTGCCAGGCAGGTCCTCCAACGCAAGAGCAAAGTTCAACAGGTGCACTTCAAAGAGGACTGCACATCCAACATGAGAGAAAAGACTGAAGGCAAACCCGCACTTAAAGGGAAAGCACAAACCTCCAGGCCTCGAGGACTGGCCAACTGTTCACTGGTAATTCCGAAGCCGCAAGGGGTCTTCAAAAGCATTGCTATTCAGACGTCACCGAGCCTGAGGAAGCACCTTCCAAAGTTCAGAGGGAAACTGAAGAACTCCACGAGATCGACCAAGGGGTCGGTGTCAATGGATTCAGTGAATGCCACTGGGGTCACTCTTACAGGGAATGGCCTGGCTTTGGACGTTACTGATAGTGCAACACAGGCTAAACAGACAGAGTCAGGCCAAGCccaagagaaaggaactgaaaggCCAACAAGGACATCTCCCCAATCGAGCATCTACAGCGTAGTCATGAGCAAACACTTGTCGCAAGCGCCTGATTCTAAACTACAAGACAAGCTGCGGGAGGCACCAGCTTCGTGCCACTGCCCAGATACGTCCACCGGTGCACACAACTTTGAGAACTCAATGGTCTCGGGCAACCCATCAGACCCTGGCCATCCCCATTCCAAAGTTGGTCCCTCCCCGCCTGAAAATATCCAGTGTGGGAATCGGGCACACCCGAACTGTTCCAGTCTGCACAAACTTGAGCCAGCACGCACACGGCAGTCCACTGCAACCGAGGCCAGGGCTTCAGGTCGCTGCAAGGAGGACGTTTCAGAACTTCCTTCAGATTGCGTAGGGATTGGCGATCAAACGGGCATGGGCGTTTCAAAGTTACCTTCGTGCCACCTACTCAATTCACTAAGTGATGTCAAGGCAGGCCTCCCGGACACTGAAAGCTTATCAAAAACCACTCGTAATCATACAGCTTCCTGTAACATGGAAATAAACTCTCAAACTAGCAAAAGGATTAAGGAAATTAATCAAATCCATCTGACACAGGAGGACTTATGTGATCTACAAGGCAGGATGCAGTTCATAGAGGATTCCTTACAGTCAAACGAACACAAGATTAAAGTCCTTTTGAATGTAATTCAGGATATGGAGAAAACCAAAGCACTCAATGAAGG
- the LOC137332589 gene encoding protein INSYN2B-like isoform X2 yields MGRKESNYLQPSRCNSAPLQNPKARSLVLKQEGQDPTDCARQVLQRKSKVQQVHFKEDCTSNMREKTEGKPALKGKAQTSRPRGLANCSLVIPKPQGVFKSIAIQTSPSLRKHLPKFRGKLKNSTRSTKGSVSMDSVNATGVTLTGNGLALDVTDSATQAKQTESGQAQEKGTERPTRTSPQSSIYSVVMSKHLSQAPDSKLQDKLREAPASCHCPDTSTGAHNFENSMVSGNPSDPGHPHSKVGPSPPENIQCGNRAHPNCSSLHKLEPARTRQSTATEARASGRCKEDVSELPSDCVGIGDQTGMGVSKLPSCHLLNSLSDVKAGLPDTESLSKTTRNHTASCNMEINSQTSKRIKEINQIHLTQEDLCDLQGRMQFIEDSLQSNEHKIKVLLNVIQDMEKTKALNEGRNFYRTGQDLSNCSTCQNTACIIYRESWSSAHLYSSWI; encoded by the coding sequence ATGGGTCGTAAGGAAAGCAATTATCTGCAACCTTCGAGATGTAACAGTGCTCCGCTGCAGAACCCAAAGGCACGCTCCCTTGTGCTCAAGCAAGAAGGTCAAGATCCCACTGACTGTGCCAGGCAGGTCCTCCAACGCAAGAGCAAAGTTCAACAGGTGCACTTCAAAGAGGACTGCACATCCAACATGAGAGAAAAGACTGAAGGCAAACCCGCACTTAAAGGGAAAGCACAAACCTCCAGGCCTCGAGGACTGGCCAACTGTTCACTGGTAATTCCGAAGCCGCAAGGGGTCTTCAAAAGCATTGCTATTCAGACGTCACCGAGCCTGAGGAAGCACCTTCCAAAGTTCAGAGGGAAACTGAAGAACTCCACGAGATCGACCAAGGGGTCGGTGTCAATGGATTCAGTGAATGCCACTGGGGTCACTCTTACAGGGAATGGCCTGGCTTTGGACGTTACTGATAGTGCAACACAGGCTAAACAGACAGAGTCAGGCCAAGCccaagagaaaggaactgaaaggCCAACAAGGACATCTCCCCAATCGAGCATCTACAGCGTAGTCATGAGCAAACACTTGTCGCAAGCGCCTGATTCTAAACTACAAGACAAGCTGCGGGAGGCACCAGCTTCGTGCCACTGCCCAGATACGTCCACCGGTGCACACAACTTTGAGAACTCAATGGTCTCGGGCAACCCATCAGACCCTGGCCATCCCCATTCCAAAGTTGGTCCCTCCCCGCCTGAAAATATCCAGTGTGGGAATCGGGCACACCCGAACTGTTCCAGTCTGCACAAACTTGAGCCAGCACGCACACGGCAGTCCACTGCAACCGAGGCCAGGGCTTCAGGTCGCTGCAAGGAGGACGTTTCAGAACTTCCTTCAGATTGCGTAGGGATTGGCGATCAAACGGGCATGGGCGTTTCAAAGTTACCTTCGTGCCACCTACTCAATTCACTAAGTGATGTCAAGGCAGGCCTCCCGGACACTGAAAGCTTATCAAAAACCACTCGTAATCATACAGCTTCCTGTAACATGGAAATAAACTCTCAAACTAGCAAAAGGATTAAGGAAATTAATCAAATCCATCTGACACAGGAGGACTTATGTGATCTACAAGGCAGGATGCAGTTCATAGAGGATTCCTTACAGTCAAACGAACACAAGATTAAAGTCCTTTTGAATGTAATTCAGGATATGGAGAAAACCAAAGCACTCAATGAAGG
- the LOC137332589 gene encoding protein INSYN2B-like isoform X3, with protein MGRKESNYLQPSRCNSAPLQNPKARSLVLKQEGQDPTDCARQVLQRKSKVQQVHFKEDCTSNMREKTEGKPALKGKAQTSRPRGLANCSLVIPKPQGVFKSIAIQTSPSLRKHLPKFRGKLKNSTRSTKGSVSMDSVNATGVTLTGNGLALDVTDSATQAKQTESGQAQEKGTERPTRTSPQSSIYSVVMSKHLSQAPDSKLQDKLREAPASCHCPDTSTGAHNFENSMVSGNPSDPGHPHSKVGPSPPENIQCGNRAHPNCSSLHKLEPARTRQSTATEARASGRCKEDVSELPSDCVGIGDQTGMGVSKLPSCHLLNSLSDVKAGLPDTESLSKTTRNHTASCNMEINSQTSKRIKEINQIHLTQEDLCDLQGRMQFIEDSLQSNEHKIKVLLNVIQDMEKTKALNEGRNFYRTGQDLSNCSTCQNTACIIYRI; from the coding sequence ATGGGTCGTAAGGAAAGCAATTATCTGCAACCTTCGAGATGTAACAGTGCTCCGCTGCAGAACCCAAAGGCACGCTCCCTTGTGCTCAAGCAAGAAGGTCAAGATCCCACTGACTGTGCCAGGCAGGTCCTCCAACGCAAGAGCAAAGTTCAACAGGTGCACTTCAAAGAGGACTGCACATCCAACATGAGAGAAAAGACTGAAGGCAAACCCGCACTTAAAGGGAAAGCACAAACCTCCAGGCCTCGAGGACTGGCCAACTGTTCACTGGTAATTCCGAAGCCGCAAGGGGTCTTCAAAAGCATTGCTATTCAGACGTCACCGAGCCTGAGGAAGCACCTTCCAAAGTTCAGAGGGAAACTGAAGAACTCCACGAGATCGACCAAGGGGTCGGTGTCAATGGATTCAGTGAATGCCACTGGGGTCACTCTTACAGGGAATGGCCTGGCTTTGGACGTTACTGATAGTGCAACACAGGCTAAACAGACAGAGTCAGGCCAAGCccaagagaaaggaactgaaaggCCAACAAGGACATCTCCCCAATCGAGCATCTACAGCGTAGTCATGAGCAAACACTTGTCGCAAGCGCCTGATTCTAAACTACAAGACAAGCTGCGGGAGGCACCAGCTTCGTGCCACTGCCCAGATACGTCCACCGGTGCACACAACTTTGAGAACTCAATGGTCTCGGGCAACCCATCAGACCCTGGCCATCCCCATTCCAAAGTTGGTCCCTCCCCGCCTGAAAATATCCAGTGTGGGAATCGGGCACACCCGAACTGTTCCAGTCTGCACAAACTTGAGCCAGCACGCACACGGCAGTCCACTGCAACCGAGGCCAGGGCTTCAGGTCGCTGCAAGGAGGACGTTTCAGAACTTCCTTCAGATTGCGTAGGGATTGGCGATCAAACGGGCATGGGCGTTTCAAAGTTACCTTCGTGCCACCTACTCAATTCACTAAGTGATGTCAAGGCAGGCCTCCCGGACACTGAAAGCTTATCAAAAACCACTCGTAATCATACAGCTTCCTGTAACATGGAAATAAACTCTCAAACTAGCAAAAGGATTAAGGAAATTAATCAAATCCATCTGACACAGGAGGACTTATGTGATCTACAAGGCAGGATGCAGTTCATAGAGGATTCCTTACAGTCAAACGAACACAAGATTAAAGTCCTTTTGAATGTAATTCAGGATATGGAGAAAACCAAAGCACTCAATGAAGG